The Glycine soja cultivar W05 unplaced genomic scaffold, ASM419377v2 tig00105766_1_pilon, whole genome shotgun sequence genome includes a window with the following:
- the LOC114404705 gene encoding uncharacterized protein LOC114404705, which translates to MLFKTHGVRHNVPYTTYSRTRSTSTSILLNRIQSNSSKTFIFPHPKLLIPSLEYREPVSVQDTALLSHSVMSLLVSYVYPVLLGYAKANIIFYFKNREVGDIAKPLNKQSIPLTFDDGSPISKSEIYASVFSSIFKLIEIYDGFGVVRIAIRAHFEENIPGPLQPLKEELLEEALSECIKPSSGEIDISNLPVKSLSSTSRKYPKNITVPRKSGNISLRPFLVADTETIINKNSQHVPYAVGVMVVNPGIPVSRRERIDTYFSEDYSSRIFPTFEERSCQMLKSFIFRVAAITRQNRSAKTIYFHNLGRFDGIFLLKHLALYHPNYTVTPLMRDNRLYEVAVYSKKRLLFTFRDSLHLLPGKLDDLAKNLCPELGSKGSISYEDVRLESLSIMKESLLEYMEQDILLLGGIMQSFQDIYYKAYQADIVNKLTIASLALSLFREKYYDYNKHRIHIPNQNEDTFIRRGYYGGHTDAYLPYGTNLYYYDVNSLYPFVIKEFSMPGGTPVWHSDLEYMTLDNMFGFIEAYVECPKSIKKPFLPYRDNKDGTLIFPTGTFVGVYYSEELKYARDIGYTIIPICGYLFEEMESPFKDYINSLFESRSNAKKKGNNALSFVYKLLMNSLYGRFGINPQSTKTEMCNKSKRDRIFRRPEFIDDVFIREDLYMVSYLTNPGKGPSYWDPPKNSAVQLAAAITAGSRIYMYKYISREDCLYTDTDSIVLGNPLPEEDVSSSVLGKFKLEDKILEGFFLAPKCYSYTTEESDGNKKVYKYKGPGRNVITPEWYKEQYADPSQSLIKKVTYQFRPDWKELSVKKKESTTTLRTLSNSKRIPFFNEKGKYVSTDPLDINDLSSLNYIGTKLLESFKRKTAILEKENSALSQKLQKLEQERGIIAQRRVEEGNNTEDNNTLEQNNAKRAEDNINGDLLDPDTMPRDKKPP; encoded by the coding sequence atgttatttaaaaccCATGGGGTAAGGCATAATGTTCCGTACACGACATACAGTCGTACTAGATCAACTTCAACATCTATCTTATTGAACCGGATTCAGTCCAATTCTAGTAAAACATTTATATTCCCGCACCCTAAGTTACTAATTCCGTCTTTGGAGTATAGAGAACCTGTATCGGTCCAGGATACAGCCCTCCTCAGCCATAGTGTGATGTCTCTCTTAGTAAGCTATGTTTATCCTGTCTTATTAGGGTACGCGAAAGCTAATAtcatattctattttaaaaatagagaagTAGGTGATATCGCTAAACCACTAAATAAACAGTCTATTCCCTTAACGTTTGATGATGGTAGTCCTATTTCTAAGTCAGAGATATATGCTAGTGTGTTTAgtagtatatttaaattaatagagATTTATGACGGTTTTGGGGTTGTTAGAATAGCTATTCGAGCacattttgaagaaaatatcCCCGGCCCTCTTCAACCTTTAAAAGAGGAGTTGCTAGAGGAGGCTCTCTCTGAATGCATTAAGCCATCTTCTGGAGAAATCGATATCAGTAATTTACCTGTTAAAAGTCTTAGTTCTACTTCTCGAAAGTACCCTAAGAATATAACCGTTCCAAGGAAATCGGGCAATATATCCCTGAGGCCGTTCTTGGTGGCCGATACTGAGAccataattaacaaaaatagtcAACATGTACCCTATGCGGTCGGTGTCATGGTTGTTAATCCGGGGATTCCCGTTAGTAGGCGTGAAAGGATCGATACTTACTTCAGCGAAGATTACTCTTCAAGAATCTTCCCAACCTTTGAAGAAAGGAGCTGCCAAATGCTCAAATCATTTATCTTTAGGGTCGCGGCTATTACTCGACAAAATAGGTCTGCTAAAACAATCTACTTTCATAATTTAGGTCGATTCGATGGCATTTTTCTACTTAAGCACCTTGCATTATATCATCCTAATTACACGGTCACCCCCCTTATGAGAGACAATAGACTCTACGAGGTAGCTGTCTATTCTAAAAAAAGGCTATTATTTACGTTCCGAGACTCCTTACATCTACTCCCCGGCAAACTAGATGACCTTGCTAAGAATCTATGCCCTGAGTTGGGTTCTAAAGGATCTATTTCCTATGAGGATGTAAGACTTGAAAGTCTTAGTATTATGAAAGAGAGTTTGTTAGAGTATATGGAGCAGGATATTCTTCTGCTAGGGGGAATTATGCAGTCCTTCCAGGACATATATTATAAGGCTTACCAGGCAGACATAGTAAATAAGCTTACAATAGCCTCACTGGCTCTAAGTCTATTTCGTGAAAAATATTACGATTACAATAAGCACCGTATCCACATCCCTAATCAGAATGAGGATACATTTATTCGGCGTGGATATTACGGTGGGCATACCGACGCATACTTACCATACGGTACTAATTTATACTATTATGACGTTAACTCTCTCTATCCTTTTGTTATCAAGGAATTCTCAATGCCTGGGGGTACACCAGTCTGGCATTCTGATTTAGAATATATGACATTAGATAACATGTTTGGGTTCATTGAAGCATATGTAGAATGCCCAAAAAGTATAAAGAAACCATTTCTTCCCTATCGGGATAATAAGGATGGCACTCTTATCTTTCCTACAGGCACCTTTGTTGGGGTTTACTATAGTGAGGAGCTCAAGTATGCTAGAGACATAGGCTACACTATAATACCAATTTGTGGATACCTCTTCGAGGAGATGGAAAGTCCATTCAAGGACTACATTAATTCTCTCTTTGAAAGCAGATCCAATgctaaaaagaaaggaaataacGCCCTATCTTTTGTATATAAATTACTAATGAACTCGTTATATGGTAGATTTGGCATCAATCCTCAAAGCACAAAAACCGAGATGTGCAATAAATCTAAACGTGACCGTATATTTAGACGCCCTGAGTTTATAGACGATGTCTTTATTAGAGAGGATCTATACATGGTATCTTATCTAACCAATCCGGGTAAGGGGCCTTCTTATTGGGACCCCCCGAAGAACTCCGCGGTACAACTAGCCGCAGCGATCACTGCCGGCTCAAGGATCTATATGTACAAGTATATTTCAAGAGAAGACTGCTTATATACAGACACCGACTCTATTGTCCTTGGTAATCCACTTCCGGAGGAAGATGTTTCCTCTTCTGTATTAggtaaatttaaattagaagaTAAGATCTTGGAGGGATTCTTTTTAGCACCTAAATGCTATAGCTATACCACAGAAGAGTCAGATGGCAATAAGAAGGTCTATAAGTACAAGGGACCGGGTAGAAATGTTATAACTCCAGAATGGTATAAAGAACAGTACGCCGACCCTTCCCAAAGTCTGATAAAGAAGGTAACTTATCAATTTCGACCCGATTGGAAAGAACTCTCggttaaaaagaaagagagtaCAACCACTCTTAGAACTCTCAGTAACTCCAAGAGAATACCTTTCTTTAATGAAAAAGGTAAATATGTAAGTACAGATCCACTTGATATCAATGACTTGTCATCTCTAAATTACATTGGAACAAAACTATTAGAAAGTTTTAAAAGGAAAACAGCTATTTTAGAAAAAGAGAATTCGGCTCTTTCTCAGAAATTACAGAAGCTGGAACAGGAAAGAGGTATAATAGCCCAGCGGAGAGTAGAAGAAGGAAATAATACCGAAGATAATAATACATTAGAGCAAAATAATGCTAAAAGGGCTGAAGATAATATCAATGGAGATCTATTGGATCCAGATACGATGCCGCGGGATAAAAAGCCCCCCTGA